From Dendropsophus ebraccatus isolate aDenEbr1 chromosome 10, aDenEbr1.pat, whole genome shotgun sequence:
GACAACATCCTCTGATGGCGGTAGGGCGCCTGGATACAGGGGTGTCTGGAAGAAGAGAAAAACAGCTTTAGATTCAGTCTTGCCAAAATACTGCTTAAAAAAGCCAAGAACCATTAGCACAGTGTTCTTAATccagttgcaaaactgcaactccacCATACCCTGacagtttaaagcgaatgtaccactggtacatcgCTTTTGTGATTTATACATAGATAGACTGGTGCCGGCAAAGGGGtgccagtgccgtggtcctttttttgaacagtggGCCGATTCCCGCATATGTCGCcagggggtgaagcactgaaggtgggccgACCCGCCCTCAGTGTGAgtaaatcccctcccctctgtgacgcggcttccctagaatcaatggagccacgtcacagaaggGATTGTCGATCGTCACACTGGCAGCGGGAGGGCCTGCctgcagtgcttcacccccagccagtGCTCGGAAATAGACCAGCACCATACGCGGAAACCGgcccgcggttcaaaaaagggaccatggcaccggcatcatccatgtaaaaatcacagAAGCATTGTACCGGTGGTGGTCGGTTTAAAGTCAATGGACCTTTTGGGACTAGAAATGAGCGAgactcgagcattctcgagtccactcattcaacatttgaataccggtggctgaagaagttggatgtaaccctagggtgtcctggaagGCCGTTACTGGAGCAAATACAGATCTACTGTATAGTGTAAACCAGGGTTGCTAAATTAcagttcccattatgcctggacagctaaagggtTTCCAGGAATGATGAGAGTCTGGACAGTGGCAGGTTGTGCAACCCTAGTCTACAGTGGTGCATTATGGGTAGCTAGCTGAGCATAGGATGAAGTGGAGATATTTATGAGAAGGTAATTTTGTGTATGGGTCCAAATATGTGAAATAGATTTACTTAGAAAAGTGGGTTTTCACTCAACCTTTAGAACCAGAAATGTTAACAAGTTTAAAAGGCCCGGGGCAGTGAGTTCTACAAAATAGGTGCAGCACGGGAGAAGTCTTTCGTGTCATCTAATCCTCTAGTTTCTATAGGTGTACGGTAAATCTGACATATGATGTCATTCATTGTAAGTTACACTCACTTGGCATAGGTGTGAACAGGACTCTGCCTTGGAGACTTGGTGGCTGTGAAAGAAGATGGTGGATTGGTCTGTAAAGAGAAGATATACAAAACTTGTGAGGATGTTGTAGCCTCGATCACCATACAAGTATTGATTCTTCACTTAATAAATAACCCTTATCTGCCTCTAAAAATGCTAATAAATATAATACATTATAAAATCAATATGTCACATCTACCACAATTATTGTACAGGTTACTACTGAAAGGGACTCCCAGTATGGGACTCCCAACTCCCAGTATGTTCTGACACCCAATGGGGAACTTGTTTTATAAAATCAGCAGTCTGGAAAGTCATTAGATGGAGGCTGGAGTGGCCCAAGAGGCTCGGCTCATGTCCATAACCAAACGGTCCGCACCACATATAGAACAATACACAACATATACGGAATATACCAACCTGTCTCCCCCAGGGGGAAGTTATGGATGGATGGTCTCTTGACGACGAAATGCTGAGAACCCACAACAAATATCTTATAGAGGGTGGCACTGTGGTTGATGAAGCTCTGGAGGAGACAAGGGGGCGTCACATCCTTTAGGCCCTTCTCATTGAATATCAAAGACATCTGCAATACAAAGCGCATGACTTTAAGGAGGATGACCATAATTCTTTGACATGTGTCCTGGTAGATGTTGCCATGAAATAACAGCTCTGTGTTGTGCTGCTCCTCTGTTCTTCCTCCTGGTAATGTATGAATACATTGACAATGGGGCGGTTCCTTGTTTGCCCATATACAATTTGATACTATCGGTGATAGACAAAAGTATAGCTCTTCTCTAAGTACATATGTCAGATTTCCATAGCGGTTATTGTCTTTTCAGAATTACACCTTTAACTGTTCATTCTAAAAGTAGAGTCAACAGCCTGCAGGGATGGGGAGAGAAGCGCTTAGCCaagtgcttctccctgctcattctagtgATCAATTAGGCCTGAACACCCAGATCCAGACAAAAGTGACAAGGACATATTGAAACTAACCAACAAACAACGGCAAAGCGGCCAACAAGATGGTCCAGTTTAGAAACCAGTTTAGACCATCGCAAAATATGCAGAAACAACAAATACCCAGTAATACAGACCTCGTGTGAGCGCGGTCCATGAGCCACCTGGGTTTTACAAACTGCAAAAGAAGAAACAGatgatgattatatatatatagagagagatatatattatagtaataaAGTCATACTAATATATTAGAAGTTTTTCATAGCTCATCTCTTACAGCACAGTATTAACTACAGCACAGTAGCACCTTCCTTATACCACAGTATAACCTGCCTTACCTGCAGAGTATTACCCCTCCTAATGCATAGTATTACTTTCCTTATAGCACTATGTGGTggcttagtatatatatatatatatatatatatatatatatatatatatagtactcgaCCAGTGATGTTATTGTTGTGACGCCAAtgttagtccagcacacaggtgtgatgttggtacctgctttgtgtatggccggtctgtactgttccccaaaatggtcagtgacctgcggggctgtgatgggtcccttgggctcttgtcacggtgtCAAGTTTAGAGTAGACTGGGGAAGTGTAGAGGAGAGGAATTAGTCAAAGGAGTCCTAACCTAATGTAgtgctgtgctctgccggaacttgagaagaatacttgaaagtgagagagatacttgtacctAGACCTTGTACTTAGActatggtctgaccaccttctgccctgcagcaTCGAGGTactcatcctaatagggtgatacaagccccagccttggtaacctgggtgaagctaagtgtctgaggtTTTCCAGTTtacttgcactgcgagatagaatacgtagaccttttggTAGCTTTactctatccaggctagttcctcttttgttttaggatactgccctgcaccttttagactggttaaCAGGGTGGGCTAGGTTGATCCCCGACTCTTCTCCCTCTTgttagtgtctagcactgcataataaataTAGTAGATAGACTagaagaactgagtgtctctggttgctttatAAACGTGTCTTAACCAACTCAAATCATACATTAAACTAAAACGaaacagccaggccctggcttggctacagcagggatgtctactctgtgtgtccttctcccacgagaatctggataagactgaagctacacGTCCTCCCACCaaataacttcctacaggggatgtgttatctaccctgtgagagagagagggagggagagaaggaaggagggaaaggaaggaaggaaaggaaaggaaggaaaggaaggaaaggaaggaaaggaaggaacaTCTCCCATAGGTCAGAAAAAGCACATGGCATActtaaaacaataaccctttgttaACTTTAGCTGTGCCACACATAAGAGCAAACGTATAAGACACTGACACCTTGTAGTTAAACTAgagaataccttcatcaccacttaacctggagaaaaagcttttgcgacaggtgtaagaaacacaaaacacccgtggtgggacaccacaactaaATGACCCCTCTTATAGAATAGTATTATCTCAAAACACACTCTTATAGTAAAGTATTACCCCTCTTATAGCACAGTATAATCTGCCTTATAGCACAGTATTACCCCTCTTATAGCACAATATACCCTGCTTTATAGCACAGTATTACCCCTCTTATAGTACATTATAACCTGCCTTATAATACAGTATTACTCCTCTTATAGCGCAATATATCCTGCctcatagtacagtattacccCTCTTATAGCAGAATATACCCTGCTTTATAGCACAGTATTACCCCTCTTATAGCACAATATACCCTGCTTTATAGCACAGTATTACCCCTCTTATAGCACAATATATCCTGCTTTATAGCACAGTATTACCCCTCTTATAGCACATTATAACCTGCCTTATAATACAGTATTACTCCTCTTATAGCACAATATATCCTGCctcatagtacagtattacccCTCTTATAGCACAATATATCCTGCctcatagtacagtattacccCTCTTATAGCACAATATATCCTGCCTTATAGTACAGTATATCCTGCCTTATAGCACAGTATTACATCTCTTCTAGTAAAGTATATCCCGCCTTATAGTACAGTATTATCCCTCTTGTAGTACAGTATATCCTGCCTCATAACACAATATTACCCCTCTTATAGCACAGATCATATATGTAGATTGAATACAATTCTGTACACTTTCCAGCCGTCATTGCTATGTGAGCTGAAGCTATACTGTGGTGAGGAGGATAATGATTGTGTGTTATGTCGGTGCAAGGTGTAACATATATACATGGCAGAAAGTGACTGGTGGTGGCTGGTGACGCCAGGGCTCGTACATCCCACTCACACCTCACCCTGACACACCTGAAGAACTTTGTACCCTAAGTATAAATGACACAAACCTACGCTCTGCTTTCCACCCGGTACCAGAGATAACGAGCAATTAAACCAGGGAGGGGGCGCCACCACCTTGTACCCACAGGGCGGCAAATATTACCAGTCTCTCAGATCAGGAACCCTGTGTGGACAGGTGGGCAGGCAGAGCTGCCCCTGACTGGCAGGGGATGTCACCACTGTCACAAGGATGTTTGTCTTATTATCTAATACAACCTTTACTGAATGGGTTCATAGTTAACCCTTCCCTCAGGAGGTGCTTAGTTATCCTTTCCTCAATAAGCACATAGTTACCCCTTCTCTCAGTAGGtctgtgattaacccttccatCAGTAGGTACGGCATTAACCCTTCCTTCAGTAGGTGCGTACTTACCCTTTCCATAATAAGCACATAGTTAACCCTTCCCTCAGGATGTACGTGATTAACCCTTCCCTCAATAAGTACATAGCTACATCTTCCCTCAGTAGGTACAGCATTAACCCTTCCCTCAGGAAGTACATGATTAATTCTTCCCTCAGTAAGTACAGCATTAACCCTTCCCTCAGCAGGTGCGTAGTTACCCTTCCCTCAAGAAGCACATAGCTACCTCTTCCCTCAGTAGGTACAGCATTAACCCTTTCCTCAGGAAGTACATGATTAACCCTTTCCTCAGTAAGTACAGCATTAACCCATCCCTCAGTAAGTAAAGCATTAACCCTTCCCTCAGTAAGTAAAGCATTAACCCTTCCCTCAGGAGGTGCGTAGTTACCCTTTCCTCAAGAAGCGCATAGTTACCCCTTCCCTCAGTAGGTACGTGATTAACCCCTTTCTTCAGTAGGTGCGTACTTACCCTTCCCTCAAAAAGCACATAGCTACCCCTTCCCTCAGGATGTACATAATCAACCCTTCCCTCAGTAGGTATGTGATTAACTCTTCCCTCAGTAGGTACAGGATTAAGTCTTCCCTCAGTAGGTACGGCATTAACCTTCCCTCAAAAACTACAGTTATCCCTTCCCTCAGGATGTACATGATTAACCCTTCCCTCAGGAGGTGCGTACTTACCCTTCCCTCAATAAGCACATAGCTACCACTTCCCTCAGGATGTACATAATTAACCCTTCCCTCAGTAGGTACGTGATTAACTCTTCCCTCAGTAGGTACAGCATTAACCCTTCCCTCAAAACTACATAGTTACCCATTCCCTCAGTAGGTACGTGATTAACTACTTTCTTCAGTAGGTGCGTACTTACCATTCCCTCAATAAGCACATAGCTACCCCTTCCCTCAGGATGTACATAATTAACCCCTCCCTCAGTAGGTACGTGATTAACTCTTCCCTCAGTAGGTACAGCATTAACCCTTCCCTCAAAAACTACATAGTTACCCCTTCCCTCAGTAGGTACAGCATTAACCTTTCCCTTAATAGGTACATAGTTAACCCTTCATTGTCTAGTTTGTGATGTGTCTAAGCTGAGAGCCAGATCACTTGGTCATATCTGTAGTACTATAGACCCCAGATGTTTCCTCCTTTGCTGTTCTGGTGCCCATCTTCTGCCATAACCCTGGGTATCAGGCTTTGGCTTTCCTGCTCTGGCTGCATGTCCAGGCAAATGGCAGACAGAGATGTTAATCACTGTTATCCCCTTCCTTGCCTCTTCCTAGTGTTTCCGATCTTGATCCCTGGTTGCAATCTGGATATTGTCTCTGCCCCATCCTTGGGATTGTTCTTTCAATGACAGTCGTTCTACTCTTGCCTCTGACCCTGGCTCCATTCATGACTATGCTCACATGCCTGTCACACCATGACCGCTTTTCGGTGACAACTCTTGGTCCTCTGTTCTTGACTACGCTACTGATCAGTCAGCAACAATCCATGACTCTTGTGGCAACAAAGTTCAAATCTCCTTGTAGAGGTAATAGTTTGgccaaagggtccatttacacagaaagattatctgatagcgtatctgccaaagatttgaagccaaagccaggaacagactataaacagagattaggtcataaatgaaagcctgagatttctcccttttttgaaatccattcctggctttagcttcaaatctttggcagataatctgtcagataatctttctgtgtaaatggacccaaaacCTGaacacttagggtgcgtttacacagaaagatttatctgacagattttggaagccaaagctggaatggatttgaaaagaggagaattctctggtttcctttatgacctgatccctgtttatagtctgttcctggctttggcttcaaagatctgtcagatacatctgtctgtgtaaacgcaccattagagaaagatttatcaaacatggtgtaaagtgaaactggcccaattgcccctagcaaccaatcagattccaccttttattcctcacagactctggaaaatgaaaggtggaatctgattggttgctaggggcaactgagccagtttcactttacaccatgtttgataaatctcccccttagcatttgattaccagtggctgaagaagtttggagTCCTGGAGAGACACagatacagactatggcctatggcggtatccatgtttccaggcaggcctagggctgcatccaacttcttcagccaccgttaatcaaatgctgaactatcaggttcattcatctctagtgaagaccaGAGGGTCCCTTATATTTCGCACCCCAGTCTAGCCAGCACAAGACACATAGCTGCGAACCTTTGTTGTATGGCATATACTCCCTACTTATGTACAGTTATCTATGTTTGAAGGGATTAAACAGGCTTAGAATAACATGGCCTCTTTTTTTCCAGAAACcgcttgcctccagtttgggtggtagttcttagctcagttccattgaagtgaatggagcttcattgtaataccacacacaacctggagacaggggcggtgctgtttttgcaaaaatgttgctgtgctttttctaatccaggataacccctttaaagaatgggATTCCTTACTGATAGGGAAGGTGAGATGGTCTCTGACCAAAGCCACCATGTCACTGCGTTTGGACATCAGCTCCACACATGGAGGGGAGAATACAGCGCTGACCCCTGCAGGAAACAGAAAACAACATTGAGATTGGTTAATATGGAACCCACAACCCATATCTGCATTATTGCTGCTATACTAACCCTCCTATGTACTGGTACAGATAACAATGCCGTATCAGGGGAACTGACTGAAACAGTCTCCTGAAATGCTCGGCCATCAGCCATATTTAGCCACCAGTCCCCGCTTATAATATTCTGCTTCCTCTCACTACAGAGTTGAACTATGATTTAGCCAATATGGTTGTCATCCCCCACCTTGCTGTTGGGTCTCCAGGTTTCGTAGAAGGTGATATGACTGGAATCGGTCGAGGAGTGTGTGTACAGCAGGTAGAGGGTCCAGAAGGATAGTGAAGGGATGAGTGTCCAGATAGACCTGTAAAGAACAATGTACTGCTTAGTTCACGTCTTATTTTTGCTCTACATTGGTGGTAGACACCGGTGTCCAGAGATATACCTTGGCATATTGGCAAGAggcccattgagtttaatagattAAACATAGTCTGGTAGTGACTGCATTTTATCTATCCTAAGTATCGTAGGCGAGATGTGAACGGACCCTCAATCAATATTAACACCAAGACAAAGAAACCTTCAGAACCTCCCATGTTGGTTACGTATTCTAGTCTATtaaacaaaatggctgccacccATGTCATTGTATGACGCTCAATATTTGTACATAGAGATTctatatttactatatatatatatagcactaaaGAAAAAAAGGTGTGTGCTATTGTACGGCCACGTTTACATTGTTATATTTATACACCTCTTATGTATACAACGTAGCCTTGTGTGCCGTTGTGTCATAGGTTTAGTTCCCCCATTCATCCTAGGAAGTATCTGTATAATATAAATGATTGTCTTATTCTTATGGTATTACCTGAAGCCTCCGGACAAGGTGATGAGATGCCAGGTCCTGACCCGCTTCTACCAACAGGTCCGACAACTTGTGGATAATGAGATCGAATGGCCCTTGGCTATTGAGGCACTTGGTGAGGTCAACCTGAAGAGGATACAACATAAGCCTATAAATATAATAAGTCTATGACTATAATACAGACTCTAGAATGTGGCCTTGTTAGAAGTAAGTGGTTTATCATGTCTATAGGATAATATATGTGTTATAATATATCACTTACTATGGAGAAAAATGttttgttcaaatcaactggtgtcagaaagttatacagatttgtattttactgaagtcttctagtacttatcagctgctgtatgtcctgcaggatgtagtgttttctttccagtctgacaaagggccttctgctgccacctctgtccatgtcaggaactgtccagaccagtaacaaatctccatagaaaacctctcctgctttggacagttcctgacatagacagaggtggcagcagagaatactGTATCAGACctgagagaatataccacttcctgcaggacatacagcagctgataagtattggaagactgaagatttttaaatagaagtaaattacaaatctgtatagctttctgacaccagttgatttgaaaactttttttttctctggagcacCACTTTAAGCTATTCTTTGTACTTAGACATTATCTTCTCAATGCCTCAGACATGAAAGAGTTCTATGTTACTAGATGGAGACATTTTCTCACCTTTCTCTCTATGTCATACTTTGaggtatgtcagcaatgtctcaGAAAATACCTCTCTAACAAATCAGTCTCTTCCTCTCTGTAAGAGGAAATCCTCCGAGGAAGGGAGTGGACTTCACAATTAAGCATGGATATTAGATGTTTATATCATAGCAGAGAAAAGAAATTCTCAAGGGTTCTTACCTCTGTTACGTCATATCCATGATTCCTAGAATAGAGACACAAAACAAGATATGGGTTAGGTACCAAAGCTATATAGTCTGACATGAAGAACCAAGATGGTGGAGCAGATGATGGTTCTGTGAGATCATTGGGAACATGGTGGTCATGACCATGAAGAAGAGATCTGTCATTAGCGACATATGGCCACCATACTAGCAGATGTTGATGAAAAGCAGAAAAATCAGCCCATTGATGAGAATACCCATGGCTCTAAGTAAAGACCGGAGGAGGCCTACGTGACTGGACTTTTGAGGGACCAGAGGATAGGAAGATTCTGGAAGATAGCTGGGGGATGCTTAATGTCAGGTTAGGGGGAGAGAAGATTAGGAAGGGGTATGGGGGGTATCTAGGTCAGGTCAGCAGGGATTGTGGGGTGGGTCATAGGGGTATGGCGGGATGAGGAATAGAGAAAGggcagaggagaaggggggatgaGGGCTAGGGTATATAAGATAGCCTGCCAGTAACTGCCAGCCATCTTGGTTGGAAAGAGTGGAAGAAAACACCCATCCTCCCTTTATGGTTCCTGGCATGGGATCAGGTTGGCACTGCAGGAGTTTATTACACTAATATATGTCCACTTTGTCACAACAGTTGTTTTAGGTTGGGGGTCATGGGTAGACTGACAATGAAAATGGAGGAAGGGAACCAAAGTTCTGGACTCCTAACAAGGAGAGAATTCTTTTGGATGACGTTTTTTAACAGGTAACCAGATTTGGGTTATGAGGGGCTTAGACCCCGATATGCAGCAGGTTAAAACTCAGGGCACACAGGTGTTTGATTTTAGGTGCCTCCAAGTCAGTGCAAATTGGTTGGAGGTGTAACCTGTGTGGGTTGTGGTTTATGGGGCGTTGAGGACCTCCTTCCTTATGGATTAAGTAATGGGTGACCCCACTGGGTGAGGTCAGGTTAATATGTGACTGGTTTATAATGGTTTGATAATcaataaaatggctgctgtggccaatttaaCCCACGCTGTTGTCAAGCATCTTTAATGGCGGTGGGGAGGGACGCAACAATAGCAAGTCAGATTATTTGTCTTTCGTCTTCTAGAAATCACATATCAAGCCAATGACAACACTAAAGCTTTTCATGACACAAGTGGTTGTGTCACGAATTCTCTGGGTTGTAAAATCCATTAATATCTAGAAGTGATGTAAGGCTTTGTAATGTGACTGGTATTTCCCAGAAGTGTTTGCGTATAGTCGTATTTATCCATAAGAAATCTCCATCACTGCTTGTATACATAGATACACAACTCTATGCAGCCAAACAAGATCCATGCCGCTGTGCTGTCCTAGTAAGCAGACCTCATACTTTTCTACCTTATCCTTGTGCCAAACATTCATGTATATTGCAGGGAAGGTATAGGTAATACCGCTGCCTATAAACTTTCTAGAACTGCTGGCCAAACATTCAGTCAGCCAACAGTTCTTCATGGGGTATAGGCACTTTTATTGCAATGGTTGAGCACTATAGATTCCTGGTTCTTTCAATCTTCCTTGATATCATGATTCCCGATAAGCGTGGTCCCTTCCAGACATCATTTACGTTGGTGGGTAATATTGCACTTGGTGTTGGCAATGGttaagtttttgtttgtttttttggtgggAACTGGAAATGGTTAAGGTGGTGGCGGGATATAAAGCTGCTGGCACTAGCAGCCTTTAATGTAGTACTAGGATATAAAGCTCTTGGTACTGACAGATGTTACTTTGGGGTTGAGATATATAGCTTTTAGTGTTGGTAGAGGTTAAAGTGATGATGGGATATAAAATTACTGTTATTGGAAGTGACTAAGATGGTGGTGGAATACAAAGCTTTTGATCAAGACAGGATGCTGTATAAAGCTGCTGAGACTGAACATGGTTAGGATGGTGGTGGGATATAAAGCTGCTGGTACTGGCAGTGGTTAAGATGGTGGTGGGATATAAAGCTGCTGGCACTGGCAGTAGTTAAGATGGTGGTGGGATATAAAGCTGCTGGTACTGGCAGTGGTTAAGATGGTGGTGGGATATAAAGCTGCTGGCATTGGAAGTAGCTAAGGTGGTGGTGGGATATAAAGCTG
This genomic window contains:
- the LOC138766251 gene encoding inositol-tetrakisphosphate 1-kinase-like gives rise to the protein MPSLNTRKRIGVCLNENKKRKLNFHLFEELCRNHGYDVTEVDLTKCLNSQGPFDLIIHKLSDLLVEAGQDLASHHLVRRLQVYLDTHPFTILLDPLPAVHTLLDRFQSYHLLRNLETQQQGVSAVFSPPCVELMSKRSDMVALVRDHLTFPIICKTQVAHGPRSHEMSLIFNEKGLKDVTPPCLLQSFINHSATLYKIFVVGSQHFVVKRPSIHNFPLGETDQSTIFFHSHQVSKAESCSHLCQTPLYPGALPPSEDVVRQVVQSLQGALGMSLFGVDLIVDTQTGRCAVIDVNAFPGYEGVTEFFPALLSHVDKLLKNNKESPSALEGSPDESTCGDRKLDLRSLPEPCKRQVSSTSYFTMRTPAFSADW